A window of Luteolibacter flavescens contains these coding sequences:
- a CDS encoding NINE protein, which translates to MERPQTHSKVIGYLLWIFGVTGAHRFYFGRPITGVIWFCTLGLFGIGWLIDLFLIPGMERAAARKYATGPVDYSVAWILQTFLGVFGIHRFYMGKVWTGLLWMFTGGLCLIGYLYDYCTLNGQIDEKNRAGG; encoded by the coding sequence ATGGAACGTCCGCAAACGCACAGCAAGGTCATCGGATACCTGCTCTGGATTTTCGGTGTCACAGGTGCCCACCGCTTCTACTTCGGCCGCCCGATCACCGGTGTGATCTGGTTCTGCACGCTCGGCCTCTTCGGCATCGGGTGGCTGATCGACCTATTCCTCATCCCCGGCATGGAGCGGGCGGCGGCGCGGAAGTATGCCACCGGTCCGGTCGATTACTCGGTGGCGTGGATCCTCCAGACCTTCCTCGGTGTGTTCGGCATTCACCGCTTCTACATGGGCAAAGTCTGGACCGGCCTGCTGTGGATGTTCACCGGCGGCCTCTGTCTGATCGGCTATCTCTACGACTACTGCACGCTGAACGGACAGATCGACGAGAAGAACCGGGCCGGCGGCTGA